The nucleotide window CCATGCAGGAGCACAGCGGAACGGGCTTGGCCCGGCCGCCAGCGCTGTCCCCCTGGGGGGAAGGCGCCGCAGGCGACTCAGGGGGGATCAATGATCCTTTCGCGCGACTTCCAGCAAATGCTCCACCTGCGCCGTGTGGTGGCGCAGGTTGTAACGGTGCCACAGCTGGATGATCAGCATGAAGGCCATCACCACGCTGCCCAGCAGCGCGATGGCGCCGAACGCTGACAGGCCGCCCGCGGTGGACGCGCTGTACAGCGCACCCAGCGCCAGGATGCAGGCCTGCTCGTTGAAGTTCTGCACCGCGATCGAGCGCCCGGCGCCCATCAGGTTGTGGCCCCGGTGCTGCAGCAGCGCGTTCATCGGCACCACGATGTAGCCGCCTAAAGCGCCCATGACGATCAAGAACGGCACCGCCAGCCACAGCCTGTCGACAAACACCATGAGCGTCAGCAGCCCGCCCATCAGGATGCCCAGCGGCATCACCCGCGTCGCGCGGTCGAGCCGCACGCGCATGGAGGCCAGCACCGCGCCCAGCGCCGTGCCCACGGCCACCACGCCCACCAGGCTGGCCGCCTGCGTGGTGCTGTAGTGCAGCGCCGCCGCCGCCCAAGCCAGCACGATGTAGCGCATGTTGCCCGACACGCCCCAGAACAGCGTGGTGGTGGCCAGCGAGATCTGACCCAGCCGGTCGCGCCACAGCCGGCCGTTGCAACGCCAGAAGTCAGGCAGCAGCGCCAGCAGATTGGCAGGCAGTGGGCGCATCTCGACGCCGGTGCGCGGAATGCGCAGATTGATCGCCGCGGCGATGCCATACACCGCGATCATGGCGGCAATGGCGGCTTCGGGCGGCGTGTCGACCCCGGTGTCAAACCCCGGCAGGTCGATGGTCAGCAGGTATTGCGACAGGTGTGGGCCGACCAGCTGGCCGCCCAGCAGCACGCCCAGGATGATCGAGGCAATGGTCAGCCCCTCGATCCAGCCGTTGGCCTTGACCAGTTGTGACGGCGGCAGCAGCTCGGTCAAGATGCCGTACTTGGCCGGCGAGTACGCCGCCGCGCCCAGTCCCACGATGGCATACGCCAGCAGCGGATGGCCGCCGAACAGCATGGCCAGGCAGCCGGCCATCTTGATCGCGTTGCTGACGAACATGACCCAGCCCTTGGGCCGCGAATCGGCGAAGGCGCCGACCCACGGCGCCAGCACGACGTAGAACAGCGCGAACATGGGCACCAGCGCCGCGCGCTGCCATTCGGGGCCGCCGCCCGCGCGCAGCAGCTCCACCGCCGCCACGAACAGTGCGTTGTCGGCCAGCGAGCTGAAGAACTGCGCGGCCATGATGGTGTAGAAGCCGCGTTTCATGCTCCCCCCTGAGGCGCTGCGCGCCTTCCCCCCAGGGGAATGCCGCCAGCGGCCGGGCCAAGCCCGTTCCGCGGCGGCTCCGGCATGGCCTGCTGCGCGGCCGTCGGACGGAGGCTTGGCCTGCTGCGCGGCCGCCGGGCGAGCCACATCGGCGTCAGCGCGCGGCAGCTGTCCGGGGCTGCGGTGCAACCTGGGGCAGGTCGGGGTTCCGGGTGATGCGGGCAGCGCGGGGCGCGCGGCAGAGGACGAAAATGCGAAAACAAAAGGGGCAAGCCTTGTGAAGTGCGGCGGTTATAGCACGCAGGCATGGAGCGTTCGTGGAGGGTTTATCGGGCTCTTCGGGTGCCAGAATCGGTGACATCCAACGCATTCTGGCTGCCGCCGCCCACGCCATGCCCCGTCCCATCCAAGCCACCATCCACACCGCCGCGCTGCGCCACAACCTGGCCAGCCTGCGCACCGCCGCGCCGGGCGCGCGCCTGTGGGCCATTGTCAAGGCCAACGCCTACGGCCACGGCATCGAGCGTGCTTACGAAGGCCTGCGCGGCGCCGACGGCTTTGCCCTGCTCGACCTGGCCGAGGCCGAGCGCGTGCGCGCCCTGGGTTGGCGCGGCCCGATCCTGCTGCTGGAGGGCGTGTTCGAGCCGCGCGATCTCGAAACCTGCTCGCGCCTGGGTCTGTGGCACGCCGTGCACGGCGACGCGCAGATCGACTGGCTGGCCACGCACAAGACGCATGCGCCGCACCGCGTGTTCCTCAAGCTCAACTCGGGCATGAACCGCCTTGGCTTTTCGCCCGATCGCTTTCGCGCCGCCTACGCGCGCCTGGCCGCGCTGCCGCAGGTGGATGAGATTTCGCTCATGACCCACTTCAGCGACGCCGATGGCGACAAGGGCATTGCCGCGCAATGGGCCGTGTTTCAGCACGCCACCGACGGCTTGCCGGGCGAGCGCAGCGTGTGCAACAGCGCCGCCACGCTGCGCCACGGGCAGGACGCCGCGGTGCGCGGCGACTGGGTGCGCCCGGGCATCGCGGCGTATGGCTCGTCGCCCGACTTTCCGCGGCACGGCGCGGCGCACTGGGGCTTGCGCCCAGCCATGACGCTCGAATCAAAATTGATAGCTGCCAGCGCTGTCCAGGCGGGCGAAAGCATCGGATATGGCTCCATCTTCACCGCCGACGCCCCGCTGCGCGTGGGCGTGGTGGCCTGCGGTTATGCCGACGGCTACCCGCGCCATGCGCCCACCGGCACGCCGGTGCTGGTGGACGGCGTGCGCACCCGCACGCTGGGGCGCGTGAGCATGGACATGATCACCGTCGACCTCACCCCGGTGCCCGCCGCGCAAGCCGGCAGTGTGGTCACGCTGTGGGGCGAAGGCCCGCACGGCACGCGCTTGCCCATCGACGAGGTGGCGCAGCCGTGCGGCACCGTCGGCTATGAGCTGATGTGCGCGCTGGCGCAGCGCGTGCCGGTGGTGGTGGCCGGCGAATGAGTGTCAAATCGGCCTCCACCGAAGGCCTGACGCGCGCCAATAGCTCTAATTTTAGGAGCATTCGCGTTGAGCAAGGCGCACTCATCCGCCGTTTGCGCCGCCGCTATACCTTGTGGCTGCACGGCTGGTGGATGGGGCTCATCACGCTCGGGCTGATGTGGGGCGTGGCGGCGCTGCAGCGCCATGGCGGCGTCGATTCGCTGGCCGTGCGCTACGCGGTGACGCTGGGGGTGGGCTACCTGTGCTATCTGCTGCTGCTGCGCCTGTGGGCCGGCATGCTGGTGCGCGAGGAAGAACGCGGCATCGACGACCCCGGCATCGATCTGTCCTGGCCCGACGGCGGCGGCGCGCCGGATGGCGGCGGCCTGCACAGCGGCGGTGGGGGCGATTTTGGCGGCGGCGGGGCCGATGGCGGGTTTGACGCTGTGGGCGATACGGCGGAATCGCTGCTGGGCGACGCCGCCTCGGGCGCGCTCGATGGCCTGGGCGCGGCCGACGAAGGCGCCATCGTCATCATCCCGGTGCTGGCGGTGTTCGGCGCCGTGCTGGCGGCGCTGTTGGGCGCCGGCTGGCTGTTGCTGCTGTATTTCGGCTCCGAGGCACTGCTGGCCGCCGCCGTCGAACTGGCCTTTGCCTACACCGCCGCCCGCACCGCGGTGCGGGTGGAGCGCGAAGGCTGGCTGCTGGCCGCCATCCGCCTGAGCTGGAAGCCGCTGCTGGGTGCCCTGGTCTGCGCCGTGGCGCTGGGCGCCTTGATCGACCACTTTGTCCCGCAAGCCGAATCGCTGCCCGACGCGGTGCGGCTGTGGCGGGCGCGTTGACGGCGGGCTTGTCCTGTTTCAAGGTGCTGGCGGGGCGGGTTGACTAGGATCAATCCCGCTTTGTCCAACGCCCCGACCACAGCCCCCTTTGCCCTGGCCGACTGGCCGCCGCCCGCTGAAGCGGCCGAGCCCGCGCGCCCCGGCTACACCGGCATGTGGGTCGGCATCACGGCGGAATTCTTCGAATTCGCGGTGTTCTTTGTCGTCTATTTCGTCGCCCGCTGGAGCTACCCGGCGGTGTTTCGCGAAGGCGCACCCAAGCTGTGGACGCTCGGCGGTATCCTGATCACGCTGGTGATGCTGACCAGCGGCTATCTGCTGGTGCGCACCGTGCAGGCCGCGCGGCGGGACGACCAGCGCGCCGCGCGCGCGTGGATGACAGGCGCCTTCGTGGTCGCCCTGGGTTACCCGCTGATCAAGTACCTGGAAGTCCAGTGGAACCCCGCGCACGGCGTGGTGGCCGGCAACAACGCCTTCTTCACCGTGTACTACTACCTGACCATCAACCATTTCATGCATTCGGCCTGGGGCATCCTGGGCATGCTGTGGGTGCTGGTGCGCGTGTGGCAAGGCGCTTACCGCCCCGGCAACCTGAAGGGCGTCGAGTCGATGGCCATCTACTGGCACGCCACCGACCTGGTCTGGCTGATGCTGTTCTCGCTGTTTTACGCCTTCGTATGAGCCGCTGGTTGAAAGCCCTGCAACCGCGCAGCGCCACCCAGGCGTGGCTGGCGCTGCTGGCCATCACCGTGGCCACCGCCGCCATCGCCGTGGCCGAGCGCGGCGTGCTGCCGTGGATCGGCTGGCTGATCGCGGTCTTGGTGGCCTGGAAAGCCTGGCTGGTGGCCGGCCACTACCTAGAAGTGGCCGCCGCCGCGCCCGTGTTCCGCCGCGTCGTGCTGGTGTTCATCAGCCTGGCGCCGCTGGCCCTGGCCGTCACCGCGTGGCTGGAATCTCGATGACGAAATGACCGTTTGCCCCCGTGCAACAAGCGCGGGCAGCTATGATTTTAGAAGTTCACGCGCATACCACGCCTGCAAGGCGGGCAACTGCCCCAGCGCCGCGCCCGGGTGCAGGTGGTGCATGGTGTGGTAGCCGATGTGGCGCGGGTACAGCAGCGCGCGCTGGATCACGCCGAAGAGGCCGGTGCACAGGTGGTCGCGCGTGCCAGCGGCCACGCTGGCCGGGCGGTGGTCGGCCAGCGGCACATGCACATGCTCGGCCACCACGCGGTGTGCGTTGAACACCCCGGCGATGAGCAGCGGCAGCGCGTAGCCCACCCCCACCGCCAGCGGCCAGCGCCAGGCCAGCAGCGCCACGGCGATGAAGAACGCGGCCTGGCCGGCTTCGGCGCGCAGGCAATGCAGCAGCTCGGCGCTGCCTTGCAGGTCGGCGCCGCTTTTGTCGCCCAGCAGCACGCGGCCATAGGCGTTGCGCAGCGTGGGCCAGCGCAGCGCCAGCAGCCCGACGACCGGCCGCAGCGCCCACGCCGGCACCACCACCAGGCCGCGCAGCCGTTGCAACACCGCCAGGTGCACGCGGTGCGAGGCGCCGGGTTTGAAGTACGGGTCGAGCGCCGTACACGGGTGGCGGTGGTGCCGCAGGTGGTGGTAGCGCATGGCGCGCAGCGTGGTGACGATGGGGTAGGCGGCCAGCACCTGCAAGAACATCAACCGCCACGACGGCGCGGGCGGGCGGCGCATGTGCACCGCGTCGTGCAGCACCACACCCAGCGCTTGCAGGCGCCCGGCGATCAGCAGCATGGGCAGCGGCCAAGCCACCCAGCGCACGGCCGGCGGCGTGACAGCCATCAGCGCCCAGCACGCGGCGATGCCCGCCCAATCGGCCAGCGCCATGCGCAGCAAGCCGCCGAGCGTGGGCGGCGCCAGCAGCTCGCGCGGCGGCTGCAGGCGCTGGGTGATGCGCAGCGCGCTCATAGGCGGGCCATGTCCACGTAAGGCACGCGCGCGTCCAGCGCATCGGCCGCCGGCGCGTCCTCGGGGTAATGCACGGCAAAAATGCGGCCCGCCGCGCCGATGCGGCGGTAATCGCGCAGCGCGGCGGCCAGCGGGTCGCGCTCGTGCAGGCTGCAAATCGCGTAGTGCCAAGGGCCGGTGCGCAGCGCGCGGTAGGCGTGGCGCAGCAGGCCGCGCCACACGGCCAGATCGTCGCCGCGCGCCAGGGCGTGCGACAGGTACAGGTACGGGATGCGCTCGCCCGGCGCTGGCAGCGGCTTGATTGGCAGTGCCTGCGCCGCCAGGTTGTACAGCGGCCGCAGCGCCGCCAGCCACGGCGTGTACGCCTCGATGTGCGTTTGCCGCAGCGCGTGCTGATCCCACGCGGCGATGGCCGCCAGCAGCTGGCTGCCGCGCTCGGCGACGAAGAAATCGGTGATCCGCAGCCCCGGCGGCAGCGCGTCCACGTCGATGACGCGGCTGAACTGCCGGTGCGGCGCGGCGGCGCGGTGCAATTCGGCCAGCGCGCCAGCATCCTGCGCGGTGGCGCGACGAAACGCCACGCCCGGCACGGCCAGCGCGGGCCGCTCAAAGTCGAGGTGAATCGCCGGCGTCAGCATGCGCCCGAGGTCACGGTACGTGGGCAGCCCGGCGCGCCCGGTGGCGATGCTGCGCAGCGCGGCCTGGTTGCCCTCGACGATGGCGGTCAGGTACAGCGGCACCGGGTCGGCGGCGTGCAACTGCCGCAGCACCTTGAAGCCGCGCGCCAGCAGCGTGCCGCCGCGCGCCTCGGGCGCCAGCCGCAGGTCGGACAGCAGGCCGACCCGCTGCGCGTCGCCATTGACCCAGCAGCGAGCCATCAGCCGCGCCGCCATGCCCACCACCGCGCCGCTGGCCGTGTCGCGGCACACGTGCACCTGCGGCGCTTCGCCCTGCAGCGCCGAGCCAGCGAAGTAGTTCGGTTCGCGCCGAAAACTCACGCTGAGCGGCCCGCGCATCCAGTCCGCCGCCATGCGCGCGCGCAGCGCCGCGTCGTCTTGCGGCGTGGCGGGGGGGAAGGTGTGGCGGGGCATGGGCGATGGATGCGGATCTGTTCCGCTTATCGAACTCGGACAATGAACGTGCCCAGCACTGCCGCTCCGATAACCAGCAACTCGGGAACTGAGCAGCCAAAAACCGGATGCGCCACTCGATCAATCAAGGATCCGCTCGCGCCCAAAGCACAAATGGCACCGGCGCTCACAAGCCTTGGCCGATACCCGGTGTAGCCCAAATGCAAGGCAGTCGCCACGATCTCGATGGCGCACAAGAATCCGGAGAAGATCAGCACGACCAAGATCAGTTCTAAAAAGGGCCGCGTGGGGCCAAAAGCGGAATAGGACGGAGAGACCAACTCCAACACGAATCGCAGCGACGCAAGGAAGAATGATGCAGTGACCATGGAGAGGACCATGGTCGCGGCCCGACCCACAAAACCGCCCACGGCTGGTAGGTTGGGGTGAGCCTGCGAACCCCAACGAATGCGGTGGATGAACCGGCGCCGGTTGTTGGGGTTCATTGCATTCACCCCAACCTGCGGGGGGCGGTCATCTCGTCTGTCCGCCCCAACACCCCCGGCTTCGCATCGCCCAGCCGCTGCCCCTCTGCCAGACTCAAATTTTGTAGCTGCTCGCGCAAGTCTGGCGTGCGCAAAGCCACGATTTGACCCAATTGCCCCAGGTCGCGTGCATACGCGTACTGCGGGTTGGCGCGCAGGGCGGTGTCGGCGCGGGCGGCGATGCGCGCAGCCTGGTCAGCGCTGCACGGCCCGCCGATCAGCAGGGCGTAATGCGGCGCGGGCTGGGTGCGCGGCACCAGGTGCAGGGTCTGGCCGTTCGTCAGCAGCCCCGCCGATGTCAGGGCTTGCAAGACAAACGCCTCGGTGAGCTTTTCGCCGCACAGATCGCTGGCGGCGTGGCCGCGCCCAAGCAGGTGCAGGCGCGGCGCGCGGTGCCAGAAGCCGGTGACGCGCACGCGGTCTCCCAGGCGATAGCGGTACAGGCCGGCGTGGGTGGTCAGCAGCACCTGGTATTCGGCGCCCTCGGCCACTTCGTCGCAGGCGAAGACGAGGCCGGCGTCGTCTTCGAACTCCAGCACGGTGCTGCCGATGGCGGCCACGGGGTCGCCGTCGTCGTCAATCGGCACGCTGACCAGCCCTTCGGTGGCGAGCAGGCCCTTGCCTTGCAGCGTGGCGTGCGGGAACTCGGCGGCCAGTTGCGCGGCCCAGGGCGCGCTGCTGGCGTGCGTCCAGCAGGAGATGAGGGCGAGCTGCGGCCACACGGCGCGCCAGTCGGGCGGGGTTTGCGACAGCGCGGCATGCAGGCGGGCGCGGCGGGCAGGGCTCAGACTTTGAAAGAAATTGGCCTCCGCCGTATGTCCATCAAGCGCGAGCAGCTCATCTTTCAATAGCATTGCATGCCGGCACAGCTCTTGCCAGAACGTGGGGCTCCACACCGACACCAGCGCCAGCCGCTCGTCAGCGAGCAGGTGTGCCAGCGTGGCGCGGCGCCAGCTCTCCACATCGCCGATGCCCCCCACCTCGGGCGGCACGCTGAGCACGGCGGCCAGGTGCGGGGCGGCATCGCCCAGGTATTCGGCGTCGGATGACAGGCCGATGCGCATGCCGCCGGCCGTGGCCTCGGGCGCGCGCGTGGCGGGGCTGATCGACCAGTAGCTGTGGCCGTGCATCAGGCGCGGGTGACGTTGCAGCAGGTCGTCGAGCCAAGCGAAGAGCCCTTCGCGCTGCGCGGCCAGGCCGCTGGCGGTGAGCGGAATGAGCTTGGGGCCGCCGGTGGAGCCGCCGGTGCGCTCGAAGGCGAGCACGGGCTCACTCACCAGGCGGGCCGGTTCGCCGCGCGCCATGGCTTCGATTTCGGGAGCGAAGTCGTCATATGTGGCGCGTGGCACGGCTTGCTGGTAGTCGCCAAGGGTGCGCAGGCGGGCAAAGCCGTGGCGCTGGCCGAAGGCGCTGCCGGCGTGCCGCGACAGGATCTGCGCCAGCAGCGCCTGCTGCGTGGCGCGCGGGTCGGCGGCCTGCGCGGCCAGGCGAGCGCGGGCGCCGGCGATATGGCGCGCCAGAGCGGTCCAGCCGGGCAGCGGTGGGGTGGTCATGCGGCGGTCTCTGGGGCGCCCGCCAAGCCGAGCTCGGGCAGGCCACCGCGCAAGCCGTGCAAAAACTCTGCCCGCACCAGCGAGCGCAGATTTCCTGCCTCAATGGGGGCCAAACACAACAGTTCGTCGCCGCGCCGCCAGCCGGGGTTGCGGCGCAAAAACAGCGCCACGTCGGGCCGCGCGGCCAGGTGCGGCGCCACGTCGGCCACGGCTTCGCGCAGGTGGCCGTGCGATTCGGGAAACACGATGGTGCCCGAGGCGGGCCGGTAATCGGCGCCAAAGCGCGCGGCGGCCAGTTCATCGGCCAGCGCGCGCAGCGCCACATCGTCGCCCTGCGGGTGCGGCACGTAGCGGCGCGCAAACAGGCCCAGGTAGCGGTAGGTGCGGTGGCCCTTGGAGATCAGCAGCCAATACAGCGGCGTGGCGCGGTCTTGCGCCGCCAGCGCGCCGGCCAGCCGGGCAAACGTGCGCGCCAGCGCCTGGTCACCCCAGGCGGCGCGCTCGATCACGGTGTCGCCCGAGAACAAGACCTGCACTGGGCCTTGACCAGTGTTGGCGCGCTCATGCGCCACGGTGGAAAAGCCGGCCAGCACGCCATCGTCCGCGCGTTCGAGCAGGATGACGAAGTGCTTGGCGGCCAGGTCGGCATCGAAGCGCGCGCGCGGGCTGGCGTCGTAGTGCGCGGCATAAACGGCGTACATGCGCTCGCGCAGCAGGGGCGTGAGCTGGGCCGCGCGCAGCACGCGGGCGCTGAGCGCGGGGCGCGATGCAGATGTTTTTTGGGCGCTGGCGCTTTCTGGGTGCGCGCAAGCAGCTATTGATGTCATAGCGTCAGGGTGGCTTCGGTGATTTGGCCGGCGGCGGGCGGCGCATCGCCGCGCGTCAGCGCCGCGCGCCAGGCGGCGATGTGCGGCCCCAGCAGATCGGCGGCTGTGCTCTGCACGCGCGGCAGGGCCCCCAGCGCGGCGTGGCGGGCGCGGTTGGCGGCGACCCGGTCCAGCATCCCCACGTCTTGCCAGATGATCCAGCGCGACAGCGGCTCGAACGCCAGGCGCACCAGCGGGCCCAGCCAGCCGAACTTGAACGACATGACGGTGAACACCTCCACCGCGTCGCCTTCCACCGGCGAGCAGGTCGACGTGATGTTGTAGGCCAGGCCGCTGGGGAATTCATAGTCCACGCAGCTGGTGTGCGGGGCGATGAAGCGGTCGGTGTGCCGCATGGCGCCGCCGCGCGGGGCGAACAGCGCCCAGATCACGCTGCGCTTGCGCGGTTCGTCGAAGTATTCGGCCACCGCGCCATCGGCCAGCGTGGTGACCACGGCGCGCACCGGCTGCGCCGTGGGGGAGCGGAACCAACCCTTGTGCACGAAGGTGGCGTGCGGGCAGTCGAGAAAGTTCTCCAGGCATGCCTCGACGCTGCCGCGAAAGCGCGTTTTCATGATGAAGCGGGTAAAGCCGGGTTGGTCGTGCGTGGCGATGCGGCGCGGTGTGCCGATGGGGGCATCGGCGCCGGGCCAGCACCACACCAAGCCATCCTGCTCACAAACCTGGAGCGCGGTGACACCGGCCACACCTGGCGGCGCGGCGCCCAGCGCGGGCACGTGCGTCACCTGGCCATGCGTGCCGTAGCGCCAGCCGTGGTAGGGGCATTGCAGCTCGCCCGCGCACACGCGACCGCTTGAGAGCGGGGCGTGGCGGTGCGCGCAGCGGTCTTCCAGCACGGCGGGCTGGCCGTCGGCGCCCCGAAACGCGACCAGCGGGCGGCCGAGCAGCGTGAAGGCGTGCGGCCGGCCGGCGCGCAAATCGCTGCCGCGGCAGGCGGCGTACCAGTGCGCCATCAGCGGGCTGGGCGTGCGCAGCGCGTCGGCGTGGATGAGCGGCGTGTTCAGAAGTACACCTTGGTCAGCAAATCGGGCCGGGCGGGAAACGGCTCGGGCGGACGCAACACGCCGATCCAGCGGCGCCACAGCGGCTGGGTTTCGTGCGCGATGGCGCGGGCGTGCAGCTCTTGCCAGGGCGCGCGCGGGTAGCGGTGGTGGCTCAGGTTGTAGTTGAAGTTGAGGAACGGCCAGCGGATGAACCAGGGCGCGCGCAGGTCGTAAGCGCCCTCGACGCGGTCGAGCGGCGTGCGCAGGTGGTAGATCCATTGCAGCGACGAGTAGCTGAACGCGAACGCGGCGTAGGCCAGCGCCAACACTGGCCAGCGCCAGTCAAACAGCCAGACCACGCCGATCCAGAAGGCGACGAAGAGGATGGATTCGAGCCGCAGCGCCCACCAGTCGCGCGCGCTGAACTCGGCAAACGAGCGGTTGTAGCCGTCCATGCTTTGCCAGCGCACCGCCAGCGCCTTGGCAAAGCGGAAGGGCACGAACGGCAGCAGCAGCGTGGCGGCAAAGCTGCCCAGCCAGATGCCGCCCAGCACGGCAAAGTAATACAAGGCCGTCTTGGTCAGGCGGCTTTCGCCCGGCAGGATGTATTCGGCCAGTTCGGCCGGCGTGCGGTTGCGCACGTGGTGGCCTTCGTGGTTGACGCGGATCAGCGTGTAGGCGCTGCCAAACAGTGTGGCGGCCCACACGCCCACCAGTGCGTTCAGGCGCCGGTGGGGGTGGCCGTTGCCGTGGCAGGCCTCGTGCATCATCGAAAATGTGCCTTGCATGACGATGCAAAACACCATGAGCACCAGCGCTTTCCACGGCCAGGCCATTGGCAGGTGCAGGGCCTGGATCAGCCCCAGGCAGGCTGCGGTTTGCGCCAGCAGGATGGCCAGGTTCTGGCGGCCGTGGCGAAGGGGCGGTGCGGCGGGTGCGGGCATGGAAAGAAGTGGGTGCGGCCTCAAAGCCCGCCTCTCCCAGGCGCGGGAGATGGCTGGGGTGAGGGCGGGTGGGGTGTCATGAACGGCCAAAGCTTCAACGAAAAAATTTTAGTGACCCACCTGACCGCCGCCTTGATGCGCCGCACGGGTAGCGTTTATTAAGCCCGGCTGTGTCATCCACCGCAACCCCCGACATCGACCCCGCGCGCTGGCAATCGCTTTGGCAGGCGGTGGGCGATGCGCCAGCGGTGGCGCGCTTGCCGCGCGATCACGCGGTGCTGTTCGTGCGCGGCTTGTTCGGCGCCTGGATTCCGCGCCACCTGGCGGCGCCGCTGGCGGCCTTGCGCGATCGGGGCATGGCCGCGCGCATCGCCGCCACCTCGCCGCGCGGCACGCTGGCGGCCAATGCGCAGCGCATCGGCGCCGAGCTTGACGCGCTCATCGCCCACTGCCAGCGCGTCTGGCTTCTCACGCACAGCAAGGCCGGGGTCGCGGCACTGCTGGCGCTGGCCGCCGAGCCGCGCCGCTGGCAGGCGCTGGCGGGCTGGGCCAGCGTGCAGATGCCTTGCCATGGCGCGCCCTTGCTCGACAGCCTGTTCGACCCCGCCCACGCCGCTGAGCGGCAGGGCGCCGAACGCTGGCGCGAGCCGGTTGAAGCCGCGCTCCTGCGCGCCTTGGGCGCCAGCGGCTCCTGCAGCGAACTGACGCGCGCGCGTCTGCCCGACATCGTGCAGCCGGCACTGGATGCGGTGCCCAAGCAGGGCCGCGCGCCCTGGCTGGCGGTGGCCACGCACGCGCAAGCCTTCACCGGCGCGCTGGACTTGCGCCACAGCCATTTCGCACGCCGCTTTCCGGGTGAGCCGCATGACGGCGTGTTCCTGGCGCGCGATCAGCGCTGGCCCGCGGCCAATGCGCAACTGGTGCTGCCCCACATCGACCACTCTCAGCCCAGCGTCGGCGGGCTGGGCTTTGACCATGCGCGCTTCTGGCTCACGCTGCTGGCGCTGCTGAACTCGCTGCGCCCATGACCGTGATCAATGCCCGTATCCCGCTGGTTTTCCGCTTGCTGCACCGGTTCGAGGCGTGGCTTGGCCGCCATTCGCTGTGCGGCGACGCGCCGGTGCTGGACGCGGCCCAGTTCGGCTGGGTGCCGGCGCTGCAAGCCCAGTGGCAAGCCGTCGCGGCCGAATACCACGCGTTGCTGGCGCGCGGCGAGCCGATTCCGCCGTTTCAGGCCATCTCGCCC belongs to Ottowia testudinis and includes:
- the lplT gene encoding lysophospholipid transporter LplT, giving the protein MKRGFYTIMAAQFFSSLADNALFVAAVELLRAGGGPEWQRAALVPMFALFYVVLAPWVGAFADSRPKGWVMFVSNAIKMAGCLAMLFGGHPLLAYAIVGLGAAAYSPAKYGILTELLPPSQLVKANGWIEGLTIASIILGVLLGGQLVGPHLSQYLLTIDLPGFDTGVDTPPEAAIAAMIAVYGIAAAINLRIPRTGVEMRPLPANLLALLPDFWRCNGRLWRDRLGQISLATTTLFWGVSGNMRYIVLAWAAAALHYSTTQAASLVGVVAVGTALGAVLASMRVRLDRATRVMPLGILMGGLLTLMVFVDRLWLAVPFLIVMGALGGYIVVPMNALLQHRGHNLMGAGRSIAVQNFNEQACILALGALYSASTAGGLSAFGAIALLGSVVMAFMLIIQLWHRYNLRHHTAQVEHLLEVARKDH
- the alr gene encoding alanine racemase; amino-acid sequence: MPRPIQATIHTAALRHNLASLRTAAPGARLWAIVKANAYGHGIERAYEGLRGADGFALLDLAEAERVRALGWRGPILLLEGVFEPRDLETCSRLGLWHAVHGDAQIDWLATHKTHAPHRVFLKLNSGMNRLGFSPDRFRAAYARLAALPQVDEISLMTHFSDADGDKGIAAQWAVFQHATDGLPGERSVCNSAATLRHGQDAAVRGDWVRPGIAAYGSSPDFPRHGAAHWGLRPAMTLESKLIAASAVQAGESIGYGSIFTADAPLRVGVVACGYADGYPRHAPTGTPVLVDGVRTRTLGRVSMDMITVDLTPVPAAQAGSVVTLWGEGPHGTRLPIDEVAQPCGTVGYELMCALAQRVPVVVAGE
- a CDS encoding fatty acid desaturase, whose amino-acid sequence is MSALRITQRLQPPRELLAPPTLGGLLRMALADWAGIAACWALMAVTPPAVRWVAWPLPMLLIAGRLQALGVVLHDAVHMRRPPAPSWRLMFLQVLAAYPIVTTLRAMRYHHLRHHRHPCTALDPYFKPGASHRVHLAVLQRLRGLVVVPAWALRPVVGLLALRWPTLRNAYGRVLLGDKSGADLQGSAELLHCLRAEAGQAAFFIAVALLAWRWPLAVGVGYALPLLIAGVFNAHRVVAEHVHVPLADHRPASVAAGTRDHLCTGLFGVIQRALLYPRHIGYHTMHHLHPGAALGQLPALQAWYARELLKS
- a CDS encoding GH3 family domain-containing protein; amino-acid sequence: MTTPPLPGWTALARHIAGARARLAAQAADPRATQQALLAQILSRHAGSAFGQRHGFARLRTLGDYQQAVPRATYDDFAPEIEAMARGEPARLVSEPVLAFERTGGSTGGPKLIPLTASGLAAQREGLFAWLDDLLQRHPRLMHGHSYWSISPATRAPEATAGGMRIGLSSDAEYLGDAAPHLAAVLSVPPEVGGIGDVESWRRATLAHLLADERLALVSVWSPTFWQELCRHAMLLKDELLALDGHTAEANFFQSLSPARRARLHAALSQTPPDWRAVWPQLALISCWTHASSAPWAAQLAAEFPHATLQGKGLLATEGLVSVPIDDDGDPVAAIGSTVLEFEDDAGLVFACDEVAEGAEYQVLLTTHAGLYRYRLGDRVRVTGFWHRAPRLHLLGRGHAASDLCGEKLTEAFVLQALTSAGLLTNGQTLHLVPRTQPAPHYALLIGGPCSADQAARIAARADTALRANPQYAYARDLGQLGQIVALRTPDLREQLQNLSLAEGQRLGDAKPGVLGRTDEMTAPRRLG
- a CDS encoding aromatic ring-hydroxylating oxygenase subunit alpha — its product is MAHWYAACRGSDLRAGRPHAFTLLGRPLVAFRGADGQPAVLEDRCAHRHAPLSSGRVCAGELQCPYHGWRYGTHGQVTHVPALGAAPPGVAGVTALQVCEQDGLVWCWPGADAPIGTPRRIATHDQPGFTRFIMKTRFRGSVEACLENFLDCPHATFVHKGWFRSPTAQPVRAVVTTLADGAVAEYFDEPRKRSVIWALFAPRGGAMRHTDRFIAPHTSCVDYEFPSGLAYNITSTCSPVEGDAVEVFTVMSFKFGWLGPLVRLAFEPLSRWIIWQDVGMLDRVAANRARHAALGALPRVQSTAADLLGPHIAAWRAALTRGDAPPAAGQITEATLTL
- a CDS encoding fatty acid desaturase family protein, with product MPAPAAPPLRHGRQNLAILLAQTAACLGLIQALHLPMAWPWKALVLMVFCIVMQGTFSMMHEACHGNGHPHRRLNALVGVWAATLFGSAYTLIRVNHEGHHVRNRTPAELAEYILPGESRLTKTALYYFAVLGGIWLGSFAATLLLPFVPFRFAKALAVRWQSMDGYNRSFAEFSARDWWALRLESILFVAFWIGVVWLFDWRWPVLALAYAAFAFSYSSLQWIYHLRTPLDRVEGAYDLRAPWFIRWPFLNFNYNLSHHRYPRAPWQELHARAIAHETQPLWRRWIGVLRPPEPFPARPDLLTKVYF